The following nucleotide sequence is from Chelmon rostratus isolate fCheRos1 chromosome 11, fCheRos1.pri, whole genome shotgun sequence.
TTGCCAATGTGTGATCTAGGACTTAATGACCTGATCTCAATGATATCGATAATATCATACTATGATCTGAAATCTTACTTCCTGTAACTGTTATATGTTGCATGACTGTGACTTTGTCTAttgtgctgctgcctgtcttGGCCAGAACACTCTTGGAAAGACAATAGGCATTTTCCTGGTTAAGTAAATTGATGTTGATTAAGCTGATTTAAAGGATGTTGACAACCTAACTGGTTCAAAACGTTTGAGTGAAACGTTCACGCTGGACCTCTCATGGCTCTCCTCAGTGATGTGACCTCACCTCTGACAGGTTGCCAGTTTGAACCTAATGTGATGTGGCAGAGTCATGGTCAGACGCAGCGGTGCTTCTGAGATGGGGCTTGATTTTCTCAGAATCCCTGTTTGTTATCCAGAGTTAAACAGCAGAATGTCTGAATATATGCCTGAATATTTTTGTTCCTCTGTCactcacttttttcttctctgtaaCTCTTTCACCccctgtctcttttctctgcctccatctgtcttcCTACCTCCTTTCCCTCAGGTCCTGTCTGCAGTGCCTGTGTGGACAACTTCGGGGCTCGTCCTGTGACAATCTTCAGTGGCGTTATGGTGGCGGGCGGCCTGATGCTCAGTGCCTTTGCTCCAAATGTCCAGTTCCTCATCTTTTCCTATGGAATTGTGGTCGGTAAGGAAAGACTTGATGATAACCTTGGTGGGCATCCTCCTGTGTGCCTTCAATAGTACTCAACCAGAGGCAAGCCCGTAAAGTTAATGCAGTAAACCAGCCTGGAGACTTACCTCACCTGACCGTCAAACAGACAGTTTTGACGGTCTTGTAAATGTgagacaaaaatgtgtttgatgttgGCCTGGTCATGGGAGTTAACAAATCTTCTTATCTGTCTAACATAAGGGAATCTCGTAACACATTGTATAATCATTTGAAACAAGCAGGGGCACAATTCAAGTCCAACTATTATGTAACATCAGAGACTGACTATATCCTAAATTACAGGTTAATGAATGCCACTGCCACGTAAAGTGCGTGGAATCACACCGAGATGAGATAAAGGTTTCAGCATTGCGCCATGTGTTTGATATTGCTGTTTGTATGTATTAGGGATGTTGACAGAACAATAGCATTATGGCGTAGCTTGATCCCCATTTGACCCTTTATTGCCTCAGCACCCTCACCAGTGTGCCCCGCGTGGGCCCAACACCACCTGTTAGCGCACATTAACTGACAGCCCAGCCGTGCTTAATCCTGGTAAATCCCTCACAGTCAGCACTGCCTGTGCAAAACCCAGTGCTGACTGGTGGACAGGGGAGGGCGTGCATATTTGAAGAAGACAGTCATGTATTTATAGAGAAGCCTTCAGATGCTGGTTGTGGCTGCAGACACACGTGCAGCTTGTTTACTGCTCATCGCATGCTTCTTTTGTGTTTGGCTAATTGTATTACACAAGAAACTTTATGCACTCACACGTTTATGTACATTGCACACTGACTAATATACATATTTCTATCTTTACATGTTAAACATAACACATTTGGCTGATTCTGGATTCCCATTCTTGTGTATTTTTAGTAGTGAAAAGCTAGCGCCTCTTTCTCCAGAGCTAATGAAAAtccttcttctgtctgtccttgtcCTCTCTCCTACTATAGGCCTGGGTTGCGGTCTGGTCTACGCAGCCACGCTGACAATCACCTGTCAATATTTTGACAAGAGACGTGGCCTTGCCCTCGGCATTGTCACCACAGGTACTGCCGCCCACCCTCTGAGCTCACTGGGTGCACACCAGTTCTCCATGCTCACTTCTTTCATGTTTGAGCTGCTGGGAGCCTTGGGATGCTGAGGTAAACATCTGTAGTGTAGCAAAGGCAGAGTGGTCTCTTACGTAGGGACGTGGAGTGTTGACCACTGACTAGATCTGGTTTGGCTCAGAATCCAAACTTCGATGGTAATGGTTTGGGAAGGTTGACAGTTTACTTTAAAGCTATTTTAGACAGAATTACCTTTAATGAGGGGGTAGTACAATGGGGGAACACAGAGGTGAACAAGGTGAAAGGATCACATGTGTCACATATACACCTTGTGctgaacacacaggaacaaactgacacaatattttttatgcaaagaaaggaataaaaacaagggacaaataattaagaatttgttgTAGACAGCTTATTACAGTGTTTAAAGAGTCCAATGTCTCAAAAACTCACAGAACTCAGTCATTTTTAAGGGGGTCTAGGGCTGATTTTCCACCACCtggttttgctctggaggaccGTGATCCAATCTCAATGATCTGATCTCAATGAGGATAGCAATGAAGTATTAAAAATACCAagtgcaaacacaaaggcaaaagTGGATCATTTATTGACTGGATAATGTATCCGgatacagatcacattttaTTACCACATGTAAATATGgtgactgctgcattttttcaTCAGGATTGTCTCATCGAGTACACATGCCATCAAAATAATTTGAAAGGCACCATACTCACATGAAATTCTACACATAATGGCTTTAATTTGTACGGATTGATCTGTCCCTCTCCAGCTCGAACACTGAATTTCTGTCTCGCTCTGCTCACCCAGGCACAAGCGTTGGAGCGTTCATCTATGCCACTGCTCAGAACGAGCTCATTGTGCTGTACGGCCTGGACGGCTGCCTGCTAATCATCGGAGCTGTAGCATTAAACATCATGGCCTGCGCCGGCTTCATGAGACCCCTTAACATGCCAGGGTACTACCTCAAACAGAAGGCCGCCCTGGAACgcaacacagaggagcagctctTCGAGAAGCCCCCGCTGGATGACCTGAGGATCACAACAGGTTCCTCCGCGACTTCTCCAGAGAAAACTCTGAtggtgaaggagctgctcatCACAATGGATGCCAAGGACTTGGCCattcagacagagaagaagaaaggcagCTTTCTGTCTGGGTTGGCCATCATGAAAGTCATTAAGAAAAAGCAGCAGGCTTACTCAAAGTACATGCACTCCATATATGAGATCCTGCAAGACCAAGCCATGGTGGCCTTCTGTATTGCTGTCTTCCTGTTCAGCCTGGGGGCGTTCCCTCCTGTGCTCTTTATAGAGGATGTGGCCCAGAGCCAAGGACTCATAGAGGAAGTTAGTGTCATTCCTCTGGTATCAATAGGGGCTATCGCCACTTGTGTGGGGAAACTAGTGCTGGGTATGCTGGTGGACATCAGGTGGATCAACAGCATCTATCTGTACGCCTTCACCATGTTTGCAGGAGGTGTGTCACTGCTTCTTATTCCTATCACTAAGAGTTATGTGGGACTGCAGATCCTGTCTGTCATCCTGGGTTTCTTCTCTGGAAACTGGTCTCTCACCTCTTACATTACAACTAAGATTGTTGGCTTGGACAGACTGACGCAAGCCCACGGCATCCTCATGTTCTTCGGGGGATTTGGAATCATGCTAGGACCCCCTGTTGTAGGTAAGAGGGCTTGTTTTGATCTAAGTTGTAAGCACTGTAGCACTGGCATATGGGAACACATATTTAGTTGTAAGGTCATGTTTTCAGAGAtatttcaaaaatcaaaatattgaAGCAAGGGGAATGTCGACCTCATCAAGGAGACAGCTCGTTATTATCCATCGCCGGGAACCCTTCCTGACTGTGCTCacaatgtctgtttttctcatcaCTTATCCAGGGTGGTTCTTTGACTGGACGCAATCATATGACTTGGCGTTCTACTTCAGTGGGGGCTGTGTGGTGCTGGGAGCGGTCATCCTCTCGCTGCTCACCCTTCCCTGCTGGAACAGGAAGCACTCTGAGAACGACAGACCGGACGTCCATTACACCAGCAACTGTGACAAAGTTGCCTCTGTAGCCTGAACACTAGCACCTTTCAGAAGGACTCAGATCTCACCCCTACTGCCCAGCAACTGTCCACTGACAAACCATACCTTAACGACCTCTAGGAGGAATTTTCTTTCTGTAACTATACCGTATAGGGCTTTCCCCCTTATTTCTGCTGCCAGGTTCTAATATACCAAAATACTTGCCAGAGGTTTTGAAATACAGGCCTCTCCTCTGTACTTTGCCTGCATTTCTCAGGTTCAAACCATATGATCTTTTCAAAGGTTTGACTCTGATGcctgtgttgattttgtttttattattgccTCATTTTACGAGGTCAGCTGAACAATACTGTTCAACAATCGTCCAACTTCGTGTTTATGTAAAACACTGGTTTTCACTTCACCGACACTCTGAAAACAGACATGGAGCCGTTCATAATGCTGGGAAGAAAAACATTGGTAAAATTGTTGGGTGTTCATTTAACACAATAACAACATTTGACACCACTctaaatatgcacaaaaaatCTCCCAGGATTCTTACTGGAACAGAGAGTACAGGGATTGGAAGGAAATAGGAAgccgtttttttcttttgataatCGTAATtttaacaacacatttttattttgtatggGAGTTTTAATTTATATCTTAATTACACCACTATGTATCTTACCAAAGCATCAATGATAGACAATGCCTGTCAACACATAATGCCTGTTGGAACAATACAAAAGCCTTGCTTTATAGataattttttgttttcaagtgACTGAATTTATACTTTTTTAAGATGGTTTGAGTTCCACATACCTCCTGTTTATGAATCACTCAGAGACTTTTTGAATAAGTTATGCTGATtcaaaaaacatgtaaaaacactgaagagaTCTTACTGTATTTCCAACCATAGCAGCATGTTGATTCTCTTTGTGGCATGATGATCATGACCTTTGCTGGCATTCATTTTGACCAGGCTGTTCCTTTTccattgtgtgtatgtttgtgtgtacagtatgttttgtgtgtgtgtacctgtctgcacatgcatgtttgcataCGTGCACAGGTTCGTCTGTGTGCATTGTTTGATAAACTTTTGTATTAGCACTAGTTTGTAAAGTCCTATGTGCTAGTGACTTTTATATgcacaaaacagccacaaagctgtaaaaaactgtttttgtttgagaTGAAAGTTGATTATTGTAATCATAATTGTAATGAATATATTTCAATAGGCTTTTAGAATCAATTGAATGTTGTTAAATATACCACTACAGATGTATTTTTGATAGTTCCAGTTTCAGGCGTAAGGGTAAATCTGGGACattagtgttttgtgtttgtagaGGGTATTTACAAGGTGCAGATGAGGTACAATTTGTACCAACCTAGAAGAGAAAGTGTGTTTGGCTGTCACATTTTAGCCACTCTTATTTTTTATGCCAGtattatatttgtttatattcctgttctattattttatttaaaaagtgcCAATAAAAGATATTTGAATTAATGATATTGAGTGTCCGGGTTTGTAAGGTATTTTGGAACAACATTTGAATCCCAGGTAAAACCTAAATGCAGCCTTGCGGCCACATTTGTTAGCAGAAACAGGGCACACATTTGGCAAAGCTCccatgaaagcatgaaaaacatctCGACCTGACGAGATTCTTTCCCACTTTAGCTCATCTAAAGGGGATATTATCAAACGGCTCCCTGGGGAATCCGGATACGAGCAGTTTCCTTCCTGTTCATATCAAATAAAGCCAGTCGACCTAGCTTTAGCATCCCGAACCAGtctgcttctccttctcctAGCAACCCTGCCACTGGTCACTATGGTTACACGTGTCACGTGACGAGCAACATAAACAATTTTCCAGGGAGCTAACGGTACGGGAGGAAGTAAGCTAACCCTGTCCCATTTTAACAACAGCATTTTTACTTATTGTAGGCCTAACGTTGAGATATGCGGTCGATAGCAGTAATTACACCTTGTGCGTCGGACCCTTCGATAGTTTTGAGGAGTGGAGCATCATGTCGAGGAGGGAAAAATACGCCTCGTTCCAACTGAAAAATGGAGAGCTGTCCCAGTCCGCTGAGCTGAAAAATGGGAGCAAGCGCGTCAGTATCGCTCTGCGTAAGTAGTTTGGCATTACCGTAATGGATTCTTCTGTGTTTTCGAGCTGATCGATTACACTTTGTGAAAGACAGTTTTACCTGCTAATACTAGGTATGAGGGGCAGAGCACATCTTTCAAAGTTTTATTATCAAGTAACGTTAACTCCACACGAAAAAGACAGCTAACTGTTGTTATAACATGGACGTATCCGGTGTTTGGCGTCTATAACTTACTTACCGTTAGCTACACGTTGTTGGCTTTACTAGTCGACTGTACATTAATTCTTGGACGTGTACAATCTTGTTGCTAAGCATCCAATATCTTGATAACATGGATCATTGCGGTCCAGGTAACAACTCTTCAATGAATGTAATGGCATAGACACCTCTAGATCACATATAATTTCATAACATAATGATTTGAGATGATCACTATGTTTCTAAAGCACCTCTGGTTATCCAGGAGTATGTCCACGTATTTAAGTTAATGATGGAACAATGATGTTAATGATATTTGAGTCAGCTGCTGCATGTCCTCTTCCCATGCAGAATGACCCATCTTCAGTGAGAATCCTGAGATCCGGTGCTAAGGTCAGCCCGGAGCCTGTTGCTCCCAGCCAGGTTTCAGAGCCTGAACTGGcctccaggtgtgtgtttggtgttgccTTGGGAACACTGAGAGAGGCCGGGCAGATGGTCTGTGGAATACCCCTTGTGCTAAGAGACATGGTGGAGTTCCTGGATAAGAAAGGTAATTTAAGCACATCCTTGTGATGCTTGTTCTGCtatcctttcattcattcttatCCTATAcgtctctccttccttctccctGACTTCCCTCTTTCCATGGCTCTCTCAATGCAAAACAATACTCAAACATCTCTTCTATGTGTGCTGACTGAATCTACTTGTTTCCTTACCACAGGAATGCAGCACAGAGGTCTATTCCGTCTGTGTGGCTCAGTGGTGCGGACCAGGCAGCTGAGGCAGCGGTGGGACAATGGAGAGAGGGTGGACCTGGAGCAAGAACAAGATGTCCCCACTGTGGCCTCGCTCCTCAAACTCTTCTTTCGGGAGCTTCCCACCCCCATAGTTCCTGAACCCCAGCGCAAACAGCTGGTCCTGAGCCTCACAGGTACTAGGAAATCATGTTAGAATAGCGCTGTATGGATCAAATTGCAGTAATGCTGTTAGTGGTGTTCTTTACATTTGACCAAGGCATAGCTACGCTCAATCAATATGCTACTGTACCTCTGGACCCCATTTAAGACCTACAATACAAAGTAGTAGGGAAACGTTCAGTCTAGGCCTGCTGTTGGCAAATGTCTGCCTTCAACAAAAGGTTGAATCCCCCACATATTCAAATCGATATTCTGAATCATGTATTCCAGCCTGTGTGGAGAAAGACAAGGGAAGCGAGCACGCCCTAAAGAATAACTTATTTATGAGGCTGAGGTAATATAGACAGCATAAGCTAAAAGCAGCAATTTAGGACAACAGTCATTAGGCAGCCAAGAAGCACTTATATAAACAGAACTTTATGATGATGCATATAAATTCATTAGTAATTAAGTGGAAAGTAATTGATATGCAGTCAAAGAAATACATCAGTATTACTTGGTGGTGTAGACACTTAAAGAAAAGTTGAACATGTCTTTCTGGAAACAGAGGTTGTTATCCCCTTCATGGTTGAAGATATTCTTAACTTGGATGATGGAGAATTAAAGTATGAACAACTCTTTGCTTAGACATCAACAGTAGCCACAGATGGGGCTGCAAGTATCTAATAATTGTGCTTTGAGTGACCACTTAATTTTTtactcaataaaatacaacGATTACTGACAAATCTCTATC
It contains:
- the LOC121614021 gene encoding monocarboxylate transporter 9-like — protein: MAPSTKVLDGGWGWAIVVASFMTQLLAYGSPQSMGVLYPEWLHAFQEGKGMTAWVGSLVAGVGLIASPVCSACVDNFGARPVTIFSGVMVAGGLMLSAFAPNVQFLIFSYGIVVGLGCGLVYAATLTITCQYFDKRRGLALGIVTTGTSVGAFIYATAQNELIVLYGLDGCLLIIGAVALNIMACAGFMRPLNMPGYYLKQKAALERNTEEQLFEKPPLDDLRITTGSSATSPEKTLMVKELLITMDAKDLAIQTEKKKGSFLSGLAIMKVIKKKQQAYSKYMHSIYEILQDQAMVAFCIAVFLFSLGAFPPVLFIEDVAQSQGLIEEVSVIPLVSIGAIATCVGKLVLGMLVDIRWINSIYLYAFTMFAGGVSLLLIPITKSYVGLQILSVILGFFSGNWSLTSYITTKIVGLDRLTQAHGILMFFGGFGIMLGPPVVGWFFDWTQSYDLAFYFSGGCVVLGAVILSLLTLPCWNRKHSENDRPDVHYTSNCDKVASVA